A DNA window from Campylobacter lari contains the following coding sequences:
- a CDS encoding OmpA family protein gives MIKNNSSNEENNFWIAYADLMAGLLFIFILLIGAIVVKYVLTQSDLQIIKENLQKQEERLRENKEELNQKEDILKSLSQKLSNTSSTLDNISKQKQALEANITKLNQDLNSSLDEKDQQIFALLERLNKKDEEIKELERNFDEAKSKIKELGLIKENTIKNLQAKFDTNITLDSNTGAIVLPSEVLFDTNSFTLKAQAKENLKAILTQYFDNILKDENILNSIENIVIEGHTDSAGSYIYNLDLSQKRAYAVMSFIHSFYKDPRLQKLLMASGRSYSDVIMKDGKEDKEASRRIEIKFNINTNNALEKVEKYLDSK, from the coding sequence ATGATAAAAAATAATTCTAGCAATGAAGAAAATAATTTTTGGATAGCTTATGCAGATTTAATGGCAGGCTTGCTTTTTATATTTATTTTGCTTATTGGAGCTATAGTTGTTAAGTATGTTTTAACTCAAAGTGATTTACAAATCATAAAAGAAAATTTGCAAAAACAAGAAGAACGCTTAAGAGAGAATAAAGAAGAATTAAATCAAAAAGAAGATATTTTAAAAAGTCTTAGCCAAAAATTAAGTAATACCTCAAGTACGCTTGATAATATCAGCAAACAAAAACAAGCTTTAGAAGCTAATATTACTAAACTTAATCAAGATTTAAATTCAAGTTTAGATGAAAAAGATCAGCAAATTTTTGCTTTACTTGAAAGATTAAATAAAAAAGATGAGGAAATCAAAGAATTAGAGCGTAATTTTGATGAGGCGAAAAGCAAAATCAAAGAACTAGGATTAATCAAAGAAAATACCATCAAAAATCTTCAAGCAAAATTTGATACTAATATTACCTTAGATTCTAATACAGGTGCGATAGTTTTACCTTCTGAAGTGCTTTTTGATACAAATTCTTTTACTCTAAAAGCTCAAGCAAAAGAGAATTTAAAGGCAATTTTAACACAGTATTTTGACAATATCTTAAAAGATGAAAATATCTTAAATAGTATAGAAAATATAGTCATAGAAGGTCACACAGATAGTGCAGGCTCTTATATATATAATCTTGATTTATCACAAAAAAGAGCTTATGCTGTGATGAGTTTTATACACTCATTTTACAAAGATCCAAGATTGCAAAAACTTTTAATGGCAAGTGGTAGATCTTATTCTGATGTGATTATGAAAGATGGTAAAGAAGACAAAGAGGCAAGTCGTAGAATAGAGATTAAGTTTAATATCAATACAAATAATGCTTTAGAAAAGGTTGAAAAATACCTTGATAGCAAGTAG
- a CDS encoding 1-aminocyclopropane-1-carboxylate deaminase/D-cysteine desulfhydrase, giving the protein MIASRIDVLKYKDFEFLLKRDDLLGYINGNKARKLTFFEKNKHLFKKGQRFISFGSSQSNALVALAKFCYENDFLLIFVCEKMSSFLKENPHGNLEFALKHNVKLIENINYPTRRLQALALKKDDDIFIEEGVAIKEAEFGYQQLALELSEQLSETVSIFLPSGTGTSAAFLAKHSKFKVFTCACVGDSAYLKEQILSLEPNYDFGNLTILNSPKKYHFAKPYLEFYELYKDLKKECGVEFDLLYDMVGFKTLLAHKEQFGGKILYIHQGGLEGNISMLKRCEYKLKNSKIKNH; this is encoded by the coding sequence TTGATAGCAAGTAGAATTGATGTTTTAAAATACAAGGATTTTGAATTTTTACTCAAAAGAGATGATTTACTAGGTTATATTAATGGAAATAAGGCTAGAAAACTAACCTTTTTTGAAAAAAATAAACATTTATTTAAAAAAGGACAAAGATTTATTTCTTTTGGCTCCTCTCAAAGTAATGCTTTAGTTGCTTTAGCTAAGTTTTGTTACGAAAATGATTTTTTGCTCATTTTTGTTTGTGAAAAAATGAGTTCTTTTTTAAAAGAAAATCCCCATGGAAATTTAGAATTTGCATTAAAACACAATGTGAAGTTGATAGAAAATATAAATTATCCCACAAGAAGACTGCAAGCTTTAGCCTTGAAAAAAGATGATGATATTTTTATAGAAGAGGGTGTGGCTATAAAAGAAGCTGAATTTGGATACCAGCAACTAGCCTTAGAGCTTAGTGAGCAGTTAAGTGAAACTGTAAGTATTTTTTTACCTTCAGGTACAGGAACTTCTGCGGCTTTTTTGGCTAAACATAGTAAATTTAAAGTTTTTACATGTGCTTGTGTGGGCGATAGTGCATATTTAAAAGAGCAAATTTTAAGCTTAGAGCCAAATTATGATTTTGGTAATTTAACCATATTAAATTCACCTAAAAAATATCATTTTGCTAAGCCTTATTTAGAATTTTATGAGCTTTATAAGGATTTAAAAAAAGAATGTGGAGTGGAGTTTGATTTGCTTTATGATATGGTGGGTTTTAAAACTTTATTAGCTCATAAAGAGCAATTTGGTGGAAAAATCTTATATATCCATCAAGGAGGTCTTGAAGGAAATATAAGCATGCTAAAGCGTTGTGAGTATAAATTAAAAAATTCCAAAATAAAAAATCACTAA
- a CDS encoding sodium-dependent transporter: MQRQTWSNTLTYILTVAGATIGFGATWRFPYLVGENGGGAYVLAFCIAMIFIGIPVILVENVIGRRRMLNSVDAFGGKTNDGVKISNSWQGVGYMGLLGSFGIMAYYMVIGGWVLAYIFKIIIGDFNLSSPINAQYTSEFYSSTIENNPLLIGIFTTIFVIINWIILKKGVIDGIEKSVKYLMPFLFICLLVVVARNLTLEGASEGVKFYLTPDLSKITPKLFIDVLGQVFFALSLGFGVMITLSSHLKKNENLIKTSVYTGILNTLIAVLAGFMIFPALFSVGLTPDSGPSLVFKTLPVAFSHIPFGSIICVFFFLLLIIAALTTSLPIYQVIISVLEEKFKLAKNTAINLTLGSIFVLGNLPCILTYGPLRDITIIKGKNIFDSFDFISGNIFFVLTAFFCCIYVGWVLKKDAIYELSNQNTLKGSIFKLWYYYVKFIIPLIILVIFYFGIF; encoded by the coding sequence ATGCAAAGACAAACTTGGAGTAATACGCTAACTTATATCCTTACAGTAGCAGGAGCGACTATTGGTTTTGGAGCCACTTGGCGTTTTCCATATTTAGTGGGTGAAAATGGAGGCGGTGCTTATGTTTTGGCCTTTTGTATAGCTATGATTTTTATAGGAATTCCTGTGATTTTGGTCGAAAATGTCATAGGAAGACGCAGAATGCTAAATTCAGTCGATGCTTTTGGCGGAAAAACAAACGATGGAGTTAAAATATCTAATTCTTGGCAAGGTGTTGGCTATATGGGACTTTTGGGAAGTTTTGGAATCATGGCTTATTATATGGTAATAGGCGGATGGGTTTTAGCTTATATTTTTAAAATCATCATAGGTGATTTTAATCTTTCAAGTCCCATTAACGCTCAATATACAAGCGAATTTTATAGCTCTACCATAGAAAATAATCCTTTATTAATAGGAATTTTTACTACTATATTTGTGATAATTAACTGGATTATCCTAAAAAAAGGTGTGATTGATGGCATAGAAAAGTCAGTAAAATACCTTATGCCATTTTTATTTATCTGTCTTTTGGTTGTTGTTGCGCGCAATTTAACTCTTGAAGGAGCAAGCGAAGGTGTGAAATTTTACCTTACTCCTGATCTTTCTAAAATCACTCCTAAATTGTTTATAGATGTTTTAGGACAAGTATTTTTTGCCTTATCTTTGGGTTTTGGTGTAATGATAACCTTATCATCTCACCTTAAGAAAAATGAGAATTTAATCAAAACTTCTGTTTATACAGGAATTTTAAACACCCTCATAGCAGTGCTTGCTGGATTTATGATTTTCCCTGCTTTATTTAGCGTAGGTTTAACCCCTGATAGTGGGCCATCTTTGGTTTTTAAAACCTTGCCCGTTGCATTTTCACATATACCTTTTGGAAGTATAATTTGCGTGTTTTTCTTTTTGCTTTTAATCATCGCTGCACTTACTACAAGCTTACCAATTTATCAAGTAATCATTAGTGTTTTAGAGGAAAAATTTAAACTAGCTAAAAATACCGCTATTAATCTAACACTTGGAAGTATTTTTGTTTTAGGGAATTTACCATGTATACTTACCTATGGTCCTTTAAGAGATATTACTATCATCAAAGGAAAAAATATTTTTGATAGCTTTGATTTTATTAGTGGAAATATATTCTTTGTTTTAACCGCATTTTTTTGTTGTATTTATGTAGGTTGGGTGCTTAAAAAAGATGCTATTTATGAACTTTCCAATCAAAATACCCTAAAAGGAAGTATTTTTAAACTATGGTATTATTATGTTAAATTTATTATACCTTTGATTATCTTAGTGATTTTTTATTTTGGAATTTTTTAA
- a CDS encoding NAD(P)/FAD-dependent oxidoreductase codes for MQKKKILFLGAGYATLSAIKALPDEFFEKAQVSLINNNSYHYHTILLHKVASNEDIYSSKYDLLPLLNPKINFIQDEVLKISKDKVFTKNNEFDFDILVCGLGFAKETFGIKGMQEYALSIDNYENALKINEIIYEKIKNYKATQNEDDLKIAVCGGGLSGVEFVASLAKELKIFCQKEQISYEKLELSIIEAMDQILPMFDKSLALKARQRLETLGVKVYEKSKITECEKNGIRLDGGEFVKANTIIWTAGVRGNSVIENSSDFPSARSRIEVDAFMHPLNVENSSRYFFIGDNSLFKNPKTNTPYPPTAQLALREGAYVAKALMAMIDEKEFKQEFSFVSGNTVCSIGKDYAVGTVLHKPISGFLAIKLKIFIEKLWQYQLEGLKGFLK; via the coding sequence ATGCAAAAAAAGAAAATTTTGTTTTTAGGTGCAGGATATGCTACTTTATCGGCTATAAAAGCCTTACCTGATGAGTTTTTTGAAAAAGCACAAGTGAGTTTGATTAATAATAATTCTTATCATTATCATACTATTTTACTACACAAAGTAGCTTCCAATGAAGATATTTATAGTTCAAAATATGATCTTTTGCCTTTATTAAATCCAAAAATCAACTTTATCCAAGATGAAGTTTTAAAAATTTCTAAAGACAAAGTTTTTACTAAAAATAATGAATTTGACTTTGATATTTTAGTATGTGGGCTTGGTTTTGCCAAAGAAACTTTTGGTATTAAAGGCATGCAAGAATATGCTTTGAGTATAGATAATTATGAAAATGCTTTAAAAATTAATGAAATAATATATGAGAAAATAAAAAATTATAAAGCCACCCAAAATGAAGATGATTTAAAAATCGCAGTTTGTGGCGGGGGCTTAAGCGGGGTTGAATTTGTAGCTTCTTTAGCTAAAGAGCTTAAAATATTTTGTCAAAAAGAGCAAATTTCTTATGAGAAATTAGAACTTTCTATTATTGAAGCTATGGATCAAATTTTACCTATGTTTGATAAAAGTTTGGCTTTAAAAGCAAGGCAAAGGCTAGAGACACTTGGTGTGAAAGTATATGAAAAATCTAAAATCACAGAATGTGAAAAAAATGGTATAAGACTTGATGGGGGAGAATTTGTTAAAGCTAATACTATCATTTGGACTGCAGGAGTTAGAGGTAATAGTGTTATAGAAAATAGCTCAGATTTTCCAAGTGCAAGATCGCGTATAGAAGTAGATGCTTTTATGCATCCATTAAATGTTGAAAATTCATCAAGATACTTTTTTATAGGCGATAATAGTTTATTTAAAAATCCTAAAACTAACACTCCTTATCCTCCAACAGCCCAGCTTGCATTAAGAGAAGGAGCTTATGTAGCTAAAGCTTTAATGGCTATGATTGATGAGAAAGAATTTAAACAAGAATTTTCTTTTGTGAGTGGAAATACCGTTTGTTCAATCGGAAAAGATTATGCAGTTGGCACGGTTTTACATAAACCAATTAGTGGTTTTTTAGCAATAAAACTTAAAATTTTTATAGAAAAACTATGGCAATATCAGCTTGAAGGATTGAAAGGTTTTTTGAAATAA